In the Pseudolabrys taiwanensis genome, one interval contains:
- a CDS encoding TRAP transporter large permease — translation MTAFFIENMAPIMFVALVVFLLLGYPAAFSLGAVGLLFAIVGIELGQFAPDFIQALPERVYGVMNNDTLLAIPFFTFMGLVLERSGMAEDLLDTIGQLFGTVRGGLAYAVIFVGALLAATTGVVAASVISMGLISLPIMLRYGYDRRVASGVIAASGTLAQIIPPSLVLIVMADQLGRSVGDMYEGAFIPGLVLSGLYALYVFLVTIFYPKATPGLPLEAVGFREPNGDRGLVSLGILAVISAFFGWFMMRNSNTNGADYVVLTMFFGIIFAFAVAIVNYATARFFGFRFLSHMAQQTTFVMVPPLFLIFLVLGTIFIGVATPTEGGAMGATGALILGAMKRRLSFDLIRQAVESTAKLSAFVVFILIGARVFSLTFYGVSGHIWVEHLLVSLPGGQLGFLVFVNAFVFVLAFFLDFFELAFIVIPLLGPAAERLGIDLIWFGVILGVNMQTSFMHPPFGFALFYLRSVAPKEAFIDRITGKRTEGVTTGQIYWGAVPFVIIQVIMVLLVIAFPAMVMHYKGVGATIDPNKVKIEIPQIDLPPALDLGPPKMQ, via the coding sequence ATGACAGCTTTCTTCATCGAGAACATGGCACCGATCATGTTCGTCGCCCTGGTGGTGTTTCTACTGCTCGGGTATCCGGCGGCGTTCTCCCTTGGCGCGGTGGGCCTCTTGTTCGCCATCGTCGGCATCGAGCTGGGCCAGTTCGCGCCTGACTTCATCCAGGCGCTGCCCGAGCGCGTCTACGGTGTGATGAACAACGACACGCTGCTGGCGATCCCGTTCTTCACCTTCATGGGGCTCGTGCTCGAACGCTCCGGCATGGCGGAGGACCTGCTCGACACCATCGGCCAATTGTTCGGCACCGTTCGCGGCGGTCTCGCTTATGCGGTGATCTTCGTCGGCGCCCTTCTCGCCGCCACCACCGGCGTCGTCGCGGCATCCGTCATCTCGATGGGCCTGATCTCGCTGCCGATCATGCTGCGTTACGGCTACGACCGGCGGGTCGCCTCCGGCGTGATCGCGGCTTCCGGCACCTTGGCGCAGATCATTCCGCCGTCGCTGGTGCTGATCGTGATGGCGGACCAGCTCGGCCGATCGGTCGGCGACATGTACGAAGGCGCCTTCATTCCCGGCCTCGTGCTCTCCGGCCTCTACGCGCTCTACGTATTCCTTGTCACCATCTTCTATCCTAAAGCGACCCCGGGCCTGCCCTTGGAAGCCGTCGGCTTCCGCGAACCCAATGGCGACCGCGGCTTGGTTTCGCTTGGCATCCTGGCCGTGATCAGCGCCTTCTTCGGCTGGTTCATGATGCGCAATTCGAACACAAACGGCGCCGACTATGTCGTGTTGACGATGTTCTTTGGCATCATCTTCGCGTTTGCGGTCGCCATCGTAAATTATGCCACCGCGCGGTTCTTCGGCTTCCGCTTCCTCTCGCACATGGCGCAGCAGACCACCTTCGTGATGGTGCCGCCGCTGTTCCTGATCTTCCTGGTGCTGGGCACGATCTTCATCGGCGTCGCGACGCCGACCGAAGGTGGGGCCATGGGCGCCACCGGCGCCCTTATCCTGGGTGCCATGAAGCGGCGGCTGTCTTTCGACCTGATCCGCCAAGCGGTCGAGTCGACGGCCAAGCTGTCGGCCTTCGTCGTTTTCATCCTGATCGGCGCACGCGTGTTCTCGCTGACCTTCTACGGCGTCAGCGGCCATATCTGGGTCGAGCATCTGCTCGTGTCGCTGCCCGGCGGCCAGCTCGGCTTCCTCGTCTTCGTCAACGCCTTCGTATTCGTGCTGGCGTTCTTCCTCGACTTCTTCGAGCTCGCCTTCATTGTCATTCCGCTGCTCGGGCCCGCCGCCGAGAGGCTCGGCATCGACCTCATCTGGTTCGGCGTCATCCTCGGCGTGAACATGCAGACATCGTTCATGCATCCGCCGTTCGGTTTTGCGTTGTTCTATCTGCGCTCCGTGGCGCCAAAGGAAGCGTTCATCGACCGGATCACCGGCAAACGCACCGAAGGCGTGACCACCGGTCAAATCTACTGGGGCGCCGTGCCCTTCGTGATCATCCAGGTCATCATGGTGCTGCTGGTCATCGCCTTCCCCGCGATGGTGATGCATTACAAAGGCGTCGGTGCGACGATCGACCCGAACAAGGTAAAGATCGAAATTCCGCAGATCGATCTGCCGCCGGCGCTCGATCTCGGCCCGCCGAAGATGCAATAG